The following proteins come from a genomic window of Oncorhynchus kisutch isolate 150728-3 unplaced genomic scaffold, Okis_V2 Okis06b-Okis10b_hom, whole genome shotgun sequence:
- the tfap4 gene encoding transcription factor AP-4 isoform X2 produces MEYFMVPAQKVPSLQHFRKTEKEVIGGLCSLANIPLTPETARDQERRIRREIANSNERRRMQSINSGFQSLKTLIPHSDGEKLSKAAILQQTAEYIFALEQEKTRLLQQNSQLKRFIQEFSGSSPKRRRGAEEKDEGIGSPDILEEEKTDDLRREMVELRQQLDKERSVRMMLEEHLRQEEVCCVVVGGTQPEHVLGTHSEQQERASTPAHSPQVLAPRSSPAPTHHPTVIVPAPAPAPPPHHVTVVTMGPASVINTASTSRQNLDTIVQAIQHIESIQERVGEEEQRRAVIVTQGRALTDTAGSDTASDSEWPEDCSLP; encoded by the exons CCTGGCAAACATTCCTCTGACCCCTGAGACGGCGCGCGACCAGGAGCGGCGAATCCGCCGGGAGATCGCCAACAGCAACGAGCGGCGGCGCATGCAGAGCATCAACTCCGGCTTCCAATCGCTCAAGACGCTCATCCCCCACAGCGATGGAGAGAAGCTCAGCAAG GCGGCCATCTTGCAGCAGACAGCAGAGTACATCTTCGCTCTGGAGCAGGAGAAGACACGGCTACTGCAACAGAACAGCCAGCTCAAACGCTTCATTCAG GAGTTCAGCGGCTCCTCCCCAAAGAGGAGGCGCGGGGCGGAGGAGAAGGATGAAGGGATCGGTTCCCCAGACATTTTGGAGGAGGAGAAGACGGATGACCTGCggagggagatggtggagctGAGACAGCAGCTGGACAAGGAGCGCTCTGTCCGCATGATGCTGGAGGAGCATTTGAGACAGGAGGAG GTCTGCTGTGTTGTGGTTGGTGGTACTCAGCCTGAACACGTGTTAGGAACTCACTCCGAGCAGCAGGAGAGAGCCAGCAccccagcccacagcccacag GTGCTGGCCCCCAGGTCGTCCCCCGCCCCCACCCACCACCCCACGGTCATCGTCCCAGCCCCCGCACCAGCCCCGCCTCCCCATCACGTCACCGTGGTAACCATGGGCCCGGCCTCTGTCATCAACACAGCCTCCACGTCTCGCCAGAACCTGGACACCATTGTGCAG gCCATCCAGCACATTGAGAGCATccaggagagggtgggggaggaggagcagcGCCGGGCGGTGATCGTCACCCAGGGACGCGCCCTCACAGACACAGCGGGGTCCGACACGGCGTCCGACAGCGAGTGGCCAGAGGACTGCTCACTGCCCTGA
- the tfap4 gene encoding transcription factor AP-4 isoform X1: MEYFMVPAQKVPSLQHFRKTEKEVIGGLCSLANIPLTPETARDQERRIRREIANSNERRRMQSINSGFQSLKTLIPHSDGEKLSKVGPREERKGEKLSKAAILQQTAEYIFALEQEKTRLLQQNSQLKRFIQEFSGSSPKRRRGAEEKDEGIGSPDILEEEKTDDLRREMVELRQQLDKERSVRMMLEEHLRQEEVCCVVVGGTQPEHVLGTHSEQQERASTPAHSPQVLAPRSSPAPTHHPTVIVPAPAPAPPPHHVTVVTMGPASVINTASTSRQNLDTIVQAIQHIESIQERVGEEEQRRAVIVTQGRALTDTAGSDTASDSEWPEDCSLP, from the exons CCTGGCAAACATTCCTCTGACCCCTGAGACGGCGCGCGACCAGGAGCGGCGAATCCGCCGGGAGATCGCCAACAGCAACGAGCGGCGGCGCATGCAGAGCATCAACTCCGGCTTCCAATCGCTCAAGACGCTCATCCCCCACAGCGATGGAGAGAAGCTCAGCAAGGTGGGTccgagggaggaaaggaagggagagaagcTCAGCAAG GCGGCCATCTTGCAGCAGACAGCAGAGTACATCTTCGCTCTGGAGCAGGAGAAGACACGGCTACTGCAACAGAACAGCCAGCTCAAACGCTTCATTCAG GAGTTCAGCGGCTCCTCCCCAAAGAGGAGGCGCGGGGCGGAGGAGAAGGATGAAGGGATCGGTTCCCCAGACATTTTGGAGGAGGAGAAGACGGATGACCTGCggagggagatggtggagctGAGACAGCAGCTGGACAAGGAGCGCTCTGTCCGCATGATGCTGGAGGAGCATTTGAGACAGGAGGAG GTCTGCTGTGTTGTGGTTGGTGGTACTCAGCCTGAACACGTGTTAGGAACTCACTCCGAGCAGCAGGAGAGAGCCAGCAccccagcccacagcccacag GTGCTGGCCCCCAGGTCGTCCCCCGCCCCCACCCACCACCCCACGGTCATCGTCCCAGCCCCCGCACCAGCCCCGCCTCCCCATCACGTCACCGTGGTAACCATGGGCCCGGCCTCTGTCATCAACACAGCCTCCACGTCTCGCCAGAACCTGGACACCATTGTGCAG gCCATCCAGCACATTGAGAGCATccaggagagggtgggggaggaggagcagcGCCGGGCGGTGATCGTCACCCAGGGACGCGCCCTCACAGACACAGCGGGGTCCGACACGGCGTCCGACAGCGAGTGGCCAGAGGACTGCTCACTGCCCTGA